A part of Synechococcus sp. KORDI-49 genomic DNA contains:
- the trxA gene encoding thioredoxin, with protein sequence MSSAVADFTDAAFEADVLSVSGTVLVDFWAPWCGPCRLMAPLMDWAAETYGDRLTVGKLEVDGNPGIRDSYQVQGIPTLMLFRDGQVIARHEGAIAKPQLQAFLDANL encoded by the coding sequence GTGTCCTCTGCAGTCGCCGATTTCACTGATGCAGCTTTCGAGGCTGACGTTCTCAGCGTCAGTGGCACGGTGCTGGTTGACTTCTGGGCTCCCTGGTGCGGACCCTGCCGGCTGATGGCGCCATTGATGGACTGGGCTGCCGAGACCTACGGCGACCGTCTGACCGTGGGCAAGCTTGAGGTGGATGGCAACCCCGGAATCCGCGACTCATATCAGGTGCAGGGAATTCCCACGCTCATGCTGTTCCGCGACGGTCAGGTCATCGCCCGACACGAAGGGGCCATCGCCAAGCCACAGCTTCAGGCTTTCCTGGATGCCAACCTCTAG
- a CDS encoding aminotransferase class I/II-fold pyridoxal phosphate-dependent enzyme, with protein MPTSRRLAALGNGTFARCDRQKLVHRALAERGEALPLIDLSLGSSDLPPPQPVLEAMAAALPSPSSSAYCLQAGTAPFRSAVAAWCHRRFGVTVDPDREVQLLIGSQEGTAHLPLAVLDPGDAALLLDPCYPSHRGGLILADADIQALPLREADDWRPDLESLPGSAWDRLRLFVLGYPHNPTARVGDQDLLDQVMAKGVRHELVIAHDNPYVDLALEGEAPSLLCSPGWRSWGIEFFSLSKGWGLGGFRLAFAVGAPPLIEALGQVKAVVDFNQSLALQRGGITALTQCADWPQRLRTTYRSRRDGVLAALAERKWGVPCPEMGMYLWMPLPSRALERGWSDEQVASDLLRRSGVALTPGSGFGSQGSGWLRMALVRPVEELQLAVDRLAEALAALD; from the coding sequence ATGCCAACCTCTAGGCGCCTCGCGGCCCTTGGTAACGGCACTTTCGCTCGCTGTGATCGGCAGAAGCTGGTTCATCGCGCGCTCGCGGAGAGGGGTGAGGCGCTTCCACTGATCGACCTCTCGCTGGGATCCTCGGATCTGCCCCCTCCACAACCGGTGCTGGAGGCCATGGCGGCTGCTCTGCCGTCGCCTTCCAGTTCGGCCTACTGCCTGCAGGCCGGAACAGCGCCGTTTCGCTCAGCCGTCGCCGCATGGTGCCACCGCCGTTTCGGCGTGACCGTTGATCCGGATCGCGAGGTTCAGCTGCTCATCGGTTCGCAGGAGGGAACGGCGCACCTGCCTCTTGCCGTGCTGGATCCCGGAGATGCAGCCCTGCTGCTGGATCCCTGCTACCCCTCCCACCGGGGAGGCCTGATCCTGGCCGACGCCGACATTCAAGCCCTCCCCCTCCGCGAGGCCGACGATTGGCGTCCCGATCTGGAGTCCCTCCCCGGCAGTGCCTGGGATCGCCTCCGCCTGTTCGTTCTCGGTTACCCCCACAATCCGACCGCCCGGGTTGGAGATCAGGATCTTCTCGATCAGGTGATGGCAAAGGGGGTGCGGCACGAGCTGGTGATCGCCCATGACAATCCCTATGTCGATCTGGCACTGGAGGGGGAGGCACCAAGCCTGCTGTGCAGTCCTGGCTGGCGTTCCTGGGGGATCGAATTCTTCTCGCTCTCCAAAGGCTGGGGGCTCGGGGGCTTCCGCCTCGCTTTCGCGGTCGGTGCCCCGCCCCTGATTGAGGCCCTGGGTCAGGTGAAGGCGGTGGTGGATTTCAATCAGTCCCTCGCGCTCCAGCGGGGCGGCATCACAGCGTTGACGCAATGTGCCGACTGGCCGCAGCGTTTGCGCACCACCTACCGCTCCCGACGGGACGGCGTTCTGGCCGCTCTGGCCGAACGGAAATGGGGTGTTCCCTGTCCTGAGATGGGCATGTACCTCTGGATGCCTCTGCCCTCAAGGGCATTGGAGCGCGGCTGGTCTGACGAACAGGTCGCCTCGGACCTGCTTCGTCGCAGTGGCGTGGCCCTGACGCCTGGATCCGGTTTCGGATCCCAGGGGAGCGGCTGGCTGCGTATGGCTCTGGTCAGGCCCGTCGAGGAGCTCCAGTTGGCCGTCGATCGCCTTGCGGAAGCCCTTGCCGCCCTGGACTGA
- a CDS encoding biotin--[acetyl-CoA-carboxylase] ligase: protein MPPWTEPSRGCGGALALYRRSAAADARPWHLRWVPVCSSTEPLLGRWLRNAPQLDHPRAVIAGRQIRATGQWGRPWMSPRGGLWISAALPWQGRPPASAMLIGLAVATGLAERLERRGLEVAIKWPNDLLVNGRKLAGLLPRLVQRGSTLRLVRIGVGLNVENRIPSHGVALRQVLGPAGGSPCLWCAELLQVLDRCMEDSVDLRWCVPEAERRLWSDRVRDPDDGLIWSISGLAPNGALRLRRGAQTKDWTRWSSGPGSLS, encoded by the coding sequence TTGCCGCCCTGGACTGAACCCTCCCGGGGATGTGGAGGAGCTCTGGCCCTCTACCGGCGCAGTGCCGCTGCCGATGCCCGGCCATGGCATCTTCGCTGGGTACCGGTCTGCAGCAGCACCGAGCCGCTGCTGGGGCGCTGGCTGCGGAACGCGCCTCAGCTGGACCACCCCCGGGCCGTGATCGCTGGTCGTCAGATCAGGGCCACAGGTCAGTGGGGACGCCCATGGATGTCCCCTCGGGGTGGGCTCTGGATCAGTGCCGCGTTGCCCTGGCAGGGCAGGCCACCCGCCAGCGCGATGCTAATCGGGCTCGCCGTCGCGACGGGTCTGGCAGAGCGTCTGGAGCGGCGCGGACTGGAGGTGGCGATCAAGTGGCCCAATGATCTTCTGGTCAATGGCCGCAAGCTCGCGGGTCTGCTTCCGCGTCTGGTTCAGCGCGGCTCCACTCTTCGCCTCGTGCGCATCGGTGTCGGTCTGAATGTGGAGAACCGGATCCCCTCCCACGGAGTGGCGCTGCGTCAGGTGTTGGGACCTGCCGGGGGCTCACCATGTCTCTGGTGCGCCGAGTTGCTGCAGGTCCTGGACCGGTGCATGGAGGACTCCGTTGATCTGCGCTGGTGTGTGCCGGAGGCTGAACGGAGGCTCTGGAGTGATCGGGTGCGCGATCCGGATGATGGCCTGATCTGGTCCATCTCCGGTCTGGCCCCTAACGGGGCGTTGCGCCTGCGACGCGGCGCACAGACCAAGGACTGGACCCGTTGGTCCAGTGGTCCGGGATCACTTTCTTAA
- a CDS encoding M23 family metallopeptidase: MLRWFALAWLIALPTELPEPLPTEPAALPESPEVISAQPLTPPQDLEQLERNRVITREERDSLETETLTVPADLPPVAAPKLDAACREGALSWKECTSGLLQPSRSRRGTVRVRINGREAANDETASRTGRSQPPSSTPLTVPVTSLNAGSKASFRLESVFAVTPRPSAAQGNGDRSLLFPVLGEAFSSSGFGWRLHPVLGIWRMHAGRDFAAPEGAPVVAALSGSVLSSGLAGGYGIAVELEHSNPRRRTLYGHLSEIYVRPGQRVRQGEVIGRVGSTGLSTGPHLHFELRQPSGSGWIAVDPTQLDGLRPSLEPEAPRNEDAVSTLMAQVLKTLERPGSALSSSRPAG, from the coding sequence GTGCTGCGCTGGTTCGCACTCGCCTGGTTGATCGCTCTGCCCACAGAGCTGCCAGAACCGCTTCCAACGGAGCCCGCGGCTCTGCCGGAGAGCCCGGAGGTGATCAGCGCGCAACCCCTCACTCCACCGCAGGATCTGGAACAGCTCGAGCGGAATCGGGTGATCACCAGAGAGGAGCGGGACAGCCTTGAGACCGAGACGCTCACGGTTCCTGCTGATCTTCCCCCGGTTGCGGCACCCAAGCTTGATGCCGCCTGCCGCGAAGGTGCCCTCTCCTGGAAGGAGTGCACATCAGGCTTGCTGCAGCCATCCCGATCCCGCCGGGGAACGGTGCGCGTTCGGATCAACGGACGGGAGGCGGCCAATGATGAGACAGCGTCAAGGACGGGCCGCTCGCAGCCCCCGAGCTCGACGCCGCTCACCGTCCCCGTCACGTCGCTGAACGCCGGCTCCAAGGCCTCGTTCCGCCTCGAATCGGTTTTCGCTGTGACCCCTCGCCCTTCGGCAGCCCAGGGCAATGGCGATCGCAGTCTCCTGTTTCCGGTGCTGGGTGAGGCCTTCTCCAGCAGTGGTTTCGGCTGGCGTCTGCACCCGGTGCTGGGCATCTGGCGCATGCATGCCGGTCGTGATTTCGCGGCACCGGAGGGGGCACCGGTGGTGGCGGCATTGAGCGGCTCAGTGCTCAGCAGCGGCCTGGCCGGCGGATACGGCATTGCAGTGGAACTGGAGCATTCCAATCCCCGTCGCCGGACCTTGTACGGCCATCTGTCGGAGATCTATGTCCGTCCCGGTCAGCGTGTGCGACAGGGGGAGGTGATCGGTCGTGTCGGCAGCACCGGTCTGAGCACCGGTCCCCATCTCCACTTCGAGTTGCGACAACCGTCCGGGAGCGGTTGGATCGCCGTGGATCCGACTCAGTTGGATGGCCTCCGGCCCTCCCTGGAGCCGGAAGCCCCCCGCAACGAAGACGCCGTTTCGACGTTGATGGCGCAGGTTCTGAAGACCCTGGAGCGGCCCGGCTCCGCTCTCAGCTCGTCTCGTCCCGCAGGATGA
- a CDS encoding response regulator transcription factor, translated as MAPESVTRLRVLVVDDEKRLTDLLRLELDVEGYDVDVEQDGAGGLIRSRTDPTPDLIILDWNLPDFSGIDICQRIRAGGVTIPILMLTGHDEITDRVKALDAGVDDYLIKPFSIDELMARLRAMHRRAETFSGASGNAENAEILQVSDLTLNTRTRDVSRGDRAIHLSVKEYDLLNFLMRGAGSVLERQDIMRGVWGENFFGDDNLLDVYIRYLRQKVEQPDAPTLIHTVRGVGFILRDETS; from the coding sequence ATGGCGCCCGAGTCGGTCACCCGCCTGCGTGTCCTGGTGGTTGACGACGAAAAGCGACTGACCGACCTGCTGCGACTCGAGCTGGATGTGGAGGGCTATGACGTCGACGTGGAACAGGATGGCGCCGGGGGGTTGATCCGCAGCCGCACCGATCCCACCCCGGATCTGATCATTCTCGATTGGAATCTTCCCGATTTCAGTGGAATCGACATCTGTCAGCGCATCCGCGCCGGGGGAGTCACCATCCCGATCCTGATGCTCACGGGCCACGATGAAATCACGGATCGGGTGAAGGCCCTTGATGCCGGTGTCGACGATTACCTGATCAAACCGTTCTCCATCGACGAACTGATGGCCCGGCTGCGGGCCATGCACCGACGGGCGGAAACCTTCTCAGGTGCCAGCGGCAATGCCGAGAACGCTGAAATCCTCCAGGTCTCCGACCTCACCTTGAACACGCGCACCCGGGATGTGTCCCGAGGCGATCGGGCCATTCACCTCTCGGTCAAGGAATACGACCTGCTGAACTTCCTGATGCGCGGAGCCGGGTCCGTTCTGGAACGGCAGGACATCATGCGTGGCGTCTGGGGCGAGAACTTCTTCGGCGACGACAACCTTCTGGATGTCTACATCCGCTACCTGCGCCAGAAGGTCGAACAGCCTGATGCACCGACGCTGATCCACACGGTGCGCGGAGTCGGCTTCATCCTGCGGGACGAGACGAGCTGA
- a CDS encoding PleD family two-component system response regulator: MARQLSIAVVEDNPHIRQLLQDEIHDEGHRMIGFSSAEDFLAAYGDEPIDLILLDLMLPGMDGLSCLQRLRINPSKDGCPRVVIVTALDDAEKRRIALDNGAEEYILKPDLFLRLPDLLQSGTSVTEEAGRHP; encoded by the coding sequence TTGGCACGACAACTAAGCATTGCTGTGGTGGAGGACAACCCTCATATCCGCCAACTGCTGCAGGACGAGATTCACGATGAAGGTCATCGGATGATCGGATTCAGCAGTGCCGAAGACTTCCTGGCGGCCTATGGAGATGAGCCCATCGATCTGATCCTGCTTGATCTGATGCTTCCGGGCATGGATGGCCTCAGCTGTCTGCAACGGCTCAGGATCAATCCGTCCAAGGACGGGTGTCCACGGGTGGTGATCGTGACAGCCCTGGACGACGCGGAGAAACGCAGGATCGCTCTGGACAACGGAGCGGAGGAGTACATCCTCAAGCCCGATCTGTTTCTCCGGCTGCCGGACCTGCTGCAGTCCGGAACGAGCGTGACGGAGGAAGCAGGACGTCATCCATGA
- a CDS encoding ABC transporter ATP-binding protein, whose product MAELSPVAELIDVSKVYGSGDLTVRALDQLDLTVHRGDYLAVMGASGSGKSTAMNILGCLDRPTSGSYRLNGQAVEQLDDDALADVRNRSLGFVFQQFHLLPQATAMDNVMLPMIYAGVPAEERRERAKEALERVGLAQRLQNRPNQLSGGQQQRVAIARAIINRPALLLADEPTGALDSQTTAEVLDLFDELHRQGITLVMVTHEDDVAARARQVARFQDGRVLSSSPALHGSQ is encoded by the coding sequence TTGGCTGAGTTGTCACCGGTCGCCGAACTGATCGACGTCAGCAAGGTGTATGGATCCGGTGACCTGACGGTTCGAGCCCTTGATCAGCTCGATCTCACCGTCCACCGCGGGGACTATCTCGCCGTGATGGGAGCCAGCGGCTCCGGCAAGAGCACCGCCATGAACATCCTGGGCTGCCTGGATCGTCCCACCAGCGGCAGTTACCGGCTGAACGGCCAGGCGGTGGAGCAACTCGATGACGATGCACTGGCGGATGTACGCAACCGCTCCCTCGGATTCGTGTTCCAGCAGTTCCATCTGCTGCCTCAGGCCACCGCCATGGACAACGTGATGCTGCCGATGATTTACGCCGGAGTGCCGGCGGAGGAACGTCGGGAGAGGGCCAAGGAAGCACTCGAACGGGTCGGCCTCGCTCAACGCCTGCAAAATCGACCGAATCAACTGTCGGGTGGGCAGCAACAGCGCGTCGCCATCGCCCGGGCGATCATCAATCGCCCGGCCCTGCTGCTGGCCGATGAACCGACCGGAGCCCTGGACTCCCAGACCACCGCCGAGGTGCTGGATCTTTTCGACGAGCTGCACCGACAGGGAATCACGCTCGTGATGGTGACCCATGAAGATGACGTCGCGGCCCGTGCCCGGCAGGTGGCCCGTTTCCAGGACGGCAGGGTGCTGAGTTCCTCTCCAGCGCTCCACGGATCACAATGA